The following coding sequences lie in one Polynucleobacter necessarius genomic window:
- a CDS encoding xanthine dehydrogenase family protein molybdopterin-binding subunit, with translation MTLENQSRREFIIKGTLVGGGLILGVGALPEFALAQAGAQYDPNAPTKMGEAEVNAWVSIKPDDTVYVRIARSEMGQGTRTGLAQLVTEELECNWKKVKTQSATPGQSLARKRVWGEHGTGGSRGIRISEGYVRRGAAAARIMLLQAAANQWNVPVSELSVYKGVITHVPTGRKTTYGKVAELASTLTPPDPKSITLRDPRQWKVAGQPYARLDTANKVNGSKVYGIDLQMPGMLCASVKSCPVFGGKLVSYDQAKIAKMRGVKGVVKINDSTLAVVADTWWRANTALNALPIVWDEGKAANVSQDDIHQMLRAGLDEKGDFWQRKIGDAPEVIKSSSKKLEATYYTPYRAHVNMEPMNATVKISANGDRAEAWVPTQNGEGSLAALSEATGIDINKCEVYKLDSGTGLGRRGSTQDFTTYAAKVAKEFPGVPVKVIWSREEDLTHDYYHPIAMAKMTAGLDANGNVTGMHIKVSGQSINATLAPSAIKDDKDECQLQGFYENGPDAQLGYTFPTLLTEYVMKNTHVPVGPWRGVNTNQNGIFMECFMDECAKAAGKDPVKFRQAVMQNHPKHLGVLNAVAQKANWDRPLPAGTYRGVAQFMGYASYSACVAEVAVEGNVVHIKRLVFALNSGHVVNPYLTREQIEGSVAMALSAIFNPEITVENGRIKQQNLDSYPIIKLASTPNIETVLVPSYDFWGGVGEPTICVVGPAVANAISAAIGRPVRNFPLSKEGLSLA, from the coding sequence ATGACATTAGAAAATCAATCACGTCGCGAATTTATTATCAAAGGCACCTTAGTCGGTGGTGGCTTGATCTTAGGAGTTGGCGCTTTGCCTGAATTTGCTCTAGCACAAGCTGGTGCTCAGTATGATCCGAATGCTCCCACCAAAATGGGTGAAGCAGAAGTGAATGCTTGGGTCAGTATTAAGCCAGATGACACAGTGTATGTCCGAATTGCTCGCTCAGAAATGGGCCAGGGCACTCGCACCGGTTTAGCTCAGCTAGTCACTGAAGAGTTGGAATGTAATTGGAAAAAGGTAAAAACTCAGTCAGCAACACCAGGCCAGAGTTTGGCGCGTAAGCGTGTTTGGGGTGAGCATGGTACTGGTGGTAGTCGTGGTATTCGTATTTCTGAGGGCTATGTTCGTCGTGGTGCAGCTGCTGCTCGCATCATGTTGCTTCAAGCCGCTGCCAATCAATGGAATGTACCTGTCAGCGAACTATCGGTATATAAAGGTGTCATTACCCATGTGCCAACGGGGCGCAAAACCACCTATGGAAAAGTAGCTGAGCTCGCATCTACCTTAACGCCGCCCGATCCGAAGTCTATCACTCTCAGAGACCCGCGCCAGTGGAAAGTAGCTGGTCAGCCGTATGCCCGTCTAGATACGGCTAATAAAGTCAACGGGAGCAAGGTTTACGGTATCGATTTACAGATGCCAGGCATGCTCTGCGCCTCGGTGAAGTCATGCCCTGTTTTCGGGGGTAAGTTAGTGAGCTATGACCAGGCTAAGATTGCGAAGATGCGTGGGGTCAAGGGAGTTGTCAAAATCAACGACAGCACGCTCGCGGTAGTGGCAGATACTTGGTGGCGCGCTAATACCGCCTTAAATGCATTGCCAATTGTTTGGGATGAGGGTAAGGCTGCAAATGTTTCACAAGACGACATACATCAGATGTTACGCGCCGGCTTGGATGAGAAAGGCGACTTTTGGCAGCGCAAGATTGGCGATGCCCCAGAAGTGATTAAGAGCTCATCGAAAAAGTTGGAAGCTACTTACTACACTCCCTATCGTGCGCACGTCAATATGGAGCCAATGAACGCCACCGTCAAAATTAGTGCGAACGGTGATCGTGCTGAAGCCTGGGTGCCGACTCAAAATGGTGAGGGCTCTCTAGCGGCACTCTCGGAAGCAACTGGAATCGATATCAACAAATGTGAAGTCTATAAGTTGGATTCTGGAACTGGCCTAGGTCGACGTGGGTCTACTCAAGACTTTACGACCTATGCTGCTAAGGTTGCAAAAGAATTTCCGGGTGTTCCAGTGAAAGTCATTTGGAGTCGTGAGGAGGATTTAACCCACGACTACTATCATCCGATTGCAATGGCCAAAATGACAGCAGGCTTGGATGCCAACGGTAATGTGACTGGAATGCATATCAAGGTATCAGGTCAATCTATTAATGCGACACTTGCTCCATCTGCAATTAAAGATGACAAGGACGAATGTCAACTTCAAGGCTTTTATGAAAATGGCCCTGATGCGCAATTGGGGTACACCTTCCCGACATTGCTCACTGAATATGTCATGAAAAATACTCATGTACCCGTTGGTCCATGGCGTGGTGTGAATACGAACCAAAATGGCATCTTTATGGAATGCTTTATGGATGAGTGCGCCAAAGCGGCTGGTAAAGACCCAGTGAAGTTTAGGCAGGCTGTAATGCAAAATCATCCTAAGCATTTGGGGGTTCTCAATGCTGTAGCTCAAAAAGCCAATTGGGATAGGCCGCTGCCTGCAGGAACCTATAGGGGTGTTGCGCAGTTTATGGGTTACGCTAGTTACTCGGCTTGCGTTGCTGAAGTTGCTGTAGAGGGCAATGTTGTTCACATCAAACGCTTGGTATTTGCATTAAATTCTGGGCATGTGGTGAATCCCTATTTGACCCGTGAGCAAATCGAGGGCTCAGTAGCCATGGCTTTAAGCGCCATCTTTAACCCTGAGATCACGGTTGAAAATGGCCGCATTAAGCAACAGAACCTTGACTCATACCCAATCATCAAATTGGCTTCAACCCCAAATATTGAGACAGTCTTGGTGCCTAGCTATGATTTTTGGGGTGGAGTAGGTGAGCCAACGATTTGCGTCGTGGGTCCTGCAGTGGCTAATGCTATCTCCGCTGCAATAGGTAGGCCTGTGCGCAACTTTCCACTCTCTAAAGAAGGTTTGAGTTTGGCGTAA
- a CDS encoding SDR family oxidoreductase, translating to MEHTVLVTGATTGFGEATARRFLAHGHRVIAVGRRAERLDGLKASLPAEQQKKLLTMVIDVCDSAKVDALAQALPPEFAKVTVLVNNAGLALGLEPAHKAFLSDWDQMIDTNIKGLVHMSRAFLPGMVERKQGHVINLGSVAANYPYPGGNVYGGTKAFVKQFSLNLRADLIGTPVRVTCIEPGMCAGTEFSNVRFKGDDDKAKNVYTGVKALSADDVAEAIYWSATLPSHMNINVLELMPVQQAFNPFNVHRGEF from the coding sequence ATGGAGCACACTGTTTTAGTAACTGGCGCTACAACTGGATTTGGTGAGGCTACTGCCCGCCGCTTTTTGGCTCATGGTCATCGGGTGATTGCAGTTGGCAGAAGAGCTGAGCGCTTAGATGGACTCAAAGCATCTTTACCTGCTGAGCAGCAGAAAAAATTACTGACCATGGTTATCGATGTTTGCGATAGCGCCAAAGTGGATGCTTTAGCGCAAGCCTTGCCACCTGAGTTTGCCAAGGTCACGGTCTTAGTGAACAACGCTGGTCTTGCTTTGGGTTTAGAGCCTGCACATAAAGCTTTCTTGAGTGATTGGGATCAAATGATTGACACCAACATCAAAGGCCTGGTGCATATGAGCCGCGCATTTTTGCCTGGCATGGTTGAGCGTAAGCAAGGCCACGTGATTAACTTAGGTTCTGTCGCGGCGAACTACCCTTATCCAGGCGGTAATGTTTATGGTGGCACTAAAGCGTTTGTGAAGCAATTTAGCTTAAACTTACGAGCCGATTTGATTGGTACGCCAGTACGCGTGACTTGTATCGAGCCGGGCATGTGTGCTGGGACTGAGTTTTCTAATGTGCGCTTTAAGGGTGATGACGATAAAGCAAAGAATGTCTACACTGGAGTGAAGGCGTTGAGTGCGGATGATGTCGCTGAGGCAATCTACTGGTCTGCAACTTTACCTAGTCACATGAACATCAATGTCTTGGAGTTAATGCCAGTGCAGCAAGCCTTCAATCCGTTTAATGTCCATCGTGGAGAGTTCTAG
- a CDS encoding NAD(P)/FAD-dependent oxidoreductase, translating into MQSPTLADAVIIGAGPVGLFQVFELGLLDIKAHIIDSLPEVGGQCIELYPDKPIYDIPAIPVCSGRELINNLLKQIEPFKPQFYLGREVIRLEKQENGCFFIETSQAEQFLARTVFIAAGVGAFQPRLLNVDGIEDLVGRHVFYYVKHPEQFFNKKIVVCGGGDSALDWALHFADKAASVTLIHRRDDFKAAPQSITNMRELCAAGKIQLLIGQITGFAQQDDHLREITVTDIDGNTQILPVDDLLIFFGLSPKLGPIADWGLAIERKQVLVDTEKFQTSIPGIYAVGDINAYPGKKKLILSGFHEAALAAFAAAEYLNPEKPVQLQYTTTSPKLHQALGVKSPGFE; encoded by the coding sequence TTGCAATCGCCCACACTTGCTGACGCAGTCATTATTGGCGCCGGCCCTGTGGGCCTCTTCCAAGTATTTGAGCTTGGTCTTTTAGATATCAAAGCACACATCATTGACTCTTTGCCTGAAGTCGGCGGTCAATGCATCGAGCTCTATCCCGATAAACCCATCTATGACATACCAGCAATTCCGGTTTGCTCTGGCCGCGAATTGATTAATAATTTACTAAAGCAAATTGAGCCATTCAAACCACAATTTTATTTAGGACGGGAAGTCATTCGCCTAGAGAAGCAAGAGAATGGTTGCTTTTTCATAGAGACATCGCAAGCAGAACAATTCCTGGCCAGGACCGTGTTTATTGCCGCAGGCGTTGGTGCCTTTCAGCCCCGACTCTTAAATGTCGACGGCATTGAAGATTTGGTCGGCAGGCATGTTTTTTATTACGTCAAACATCCAGAGCAATTTTTCAACAAGAAGATTGTGGTCTGTGGTGGTGGCGACTCTGCATTAGATTGGGCCCTACATTTTGCAGATAAAGCAGCTAGCGTTACCTTAATTCATCGACGCGATGACTTTAAAGCGGCGCCACAGTCCATTACCAACATGCGTGAACTTTGTGCTGCTGGAAAAATTCAATTACTCATTGGTCAAATTACTGGCTTCGCACAGCAAGATGATCACCTTAGAGAAATTACCGTCACCGATATTGACGGCAATACCCAAATACTTCCAGTTGACGATCTTTTAATCTTCTTTGGACTCTCCCCTAAATTGGGTCCGATTGCCGACTGGGGATTAGCCATTGAGCGCAAACAAGTCTTAGTAGATACCGAAAAATTTCAGACAAGCATTCCTGGAATTTATGCTGTAGGCGATATCAACGCTTATCCAGGAAAAAAGAAACTCATCCTGTCAGGTTTTCATGAGGCAGCCTTAGCTGCCTTTGCTGCAGCAGAGTATCTGAACCCAGAAAAGCCCGTACAGCTGCAGTACACCACCACCTCCCCCAAGCTTCATCAGGCACTTGGAGTGAAGTCCCCAGGATTCGAGTAA
- a CDS encoding (2Fe-2S)-binding protein — protein MNGEPVRSCSIPVSAVGAAKITTIESLSKDNSHPVQQAWIALDVPQCGYCQSGQVMAAAALLKRNPKPTDVDIDNAMSNICRCGSYQKIRDGIHVASGQKKLAEVLAQYQASPATRG, from the coding sequence ATGAATGGTGAGCCAGTTCGCTCTTGTTCTATTCCAGTTTCTGCTGTAGGCGCTGCCAAAATTACCACTATCGAATCTCTCTCTAAAGATAACTCTCATCCGGTACAACAAGCTTGGATTGCTCTAGATGTTCCTCAGTGTGGTTACTGCCAATCCGGTCAGGTGATGGCCGCTGCTGCTTTGCTTAAAAGAAATCCCAAGCCAACCGATGTGGATATTGATAATGCGATGTCCAATATTTGTCGTTGCGGCTCTTATCAAAAAATCCGGGACGGTATTCATGTTGCCTCTGGCCAGAAAAAATTAGCAGAAGTGTTGGCGCAATACCAAGCTTCTCCTGCAACTCGTGGTTAA
- a CDS encoding pseudouridine synthase yields the protein MEKPISLEKILFSQGFGTRRYCSDLVYADLVKVNGELAQDPEERITTDGLILNVDGKDWEYHEKAYIVFNKPVNYECSHKTTHHPSVYSLLPAPFVERGLQCVGRLDYDTTGLLLISDDGQFIHKMTTPKKNIGKVYEITTPDPITTSQIDHLLNGVVLDDDPKPCFASACKQLSENVLAMTIVEGRYHQVKRMMAAVGNHVAKLHRTQIGTYHMPSDLAEGQWRWLYADDLKQLSQSVDTLSGK from the coding sequence ATGGAAAAACCGATCTCGCTTGAAAAGATTTTATTTAGCCAAGGCTTTGGCACCCGTCGTTATTGCAGCGATTTGGTATATGCCGACCTCGTGAAGGTCAATGGTGAGCTTGCTCAGGATCCAGAAGAGCGGATTACCACTGATGGCTTAATCCTCAATGTTGATGGTAAAGATTGGGAGTATCACGAGAAGGCTTATATCGTTTTTAATAAGCCAGTCAACTACGAGTGTTCTCATAAAACCACACACCATCCCAGTGTCTATAGTTTGTTGCCTGCCCCATTTGTAGAGCGAGGCTTGCAGTGTGTAGGGCGACTAGACTATGACACCACTGGATTACTCTTAATTTCAGATGATGGTCAATTTATTCATAAAATGACCACCCCGAAAAAAAATATTGGCAAGGTCTATGAGATCACCACGCCAGATCCGATTACTACATCACAAATAGATCACTTATTAAATGGAGTGGTATTGGACGATGATCCCAAGCCTTGTTTTGCAAGTGCCTGTAAACAACTTTCTGAAAACGTGTTGGCGATGACTATCGTCGAGGGGCGTTATCACCAAGTCAAACGTATGATGGCCGCAGTTGGTAACCATGTTGCCAAGCTACACCGCACCCAAATTGGTACTTATCATATGCCATCAGATTTAGCAGAAGGCCAATGGCGCTGGTTATATGCTGACGATCTCAAGCAGCTTTCGCAAAGTGTCGATACACTAAGCGGCAAATGA
- a CDS encoding DUF2889 domain-containing protein, whose protein sequence is MLSNPKPRSLLHTREITFQGFAREDGLWDIEGHLKDYKTSPFVTGATTWQPGQAFHDMWVRLTVNQELVIQDIEVTMDGHPHPECPQVIPPMDELIGARLGKGWRKTIQTHLGGIAGCTHLRELLNNLATAAFQSIPGALFDPDVNKPPLYLGTCKSWDFNGPVVMRVYPQFYQWKDADKKS, encoded by the coding sequence ATGCTTTCCAACCCAAAACCACGCTCCCTACTACATACCCGTGAAATCACTTTTCAAGGATTTGCTAGAGAAGATGGTCTATGGGATATCGAAGGTCATCTCAAGGATTACAAAACCAGTCCTTTTGTAACGGGCGCAACAACCTGGCAACCTGGCCAAGCTTTTCATGACATGTGGGTGCGTTTAACAGTTAATCAAGAACTGGTAATTCAAGATATTGAAGTCACCATGGATGGACACCCTCACCCTGAGTGTCCTCAGGTAATTCCGCCGATGGATGAGTTGATTGGAGCGCGCTTGGGTAAAGGCTGGCGTAAAACGATTCAAACCCACTTAGGCGGAATTGCAGGTTGTACCCACTTACGTGAGCTACTGAATAACCTAGCAACTGCAGCCTTTCAATCGATTCCTGGCGCTTTGTTTGATCCCGATGTAAATAAGCCCCCGCTCTATCTGGGAACTTGTAAATCATGGGACTTTAACGGGCCGGTAGTAATGCGCGTCTATCCACAGTTTTACCAATGGAAAGACGCTGATAAAAAATCCTAG
- a CDS encoding SOS response-associated peptidase — MCVQYLSTVNIDWVKTHFDLDLPITRAHDVFPTYPGPIVLKSHNTQRTAIGLARFGLIPSWAQDEDFGRKTYNARAETVNQKPSYKHAWSQRHYALALADAFYEPSYESGKAVRTKITLANREPMAIASIWDTWTEPETGELIVSFSMLTINADQHPVMKRCHKPEDEKRTVVPLKLELFESWLNATPQTAHQLLNLDSIPELIFSE; from the coding sequence ATGTGCGTTCAATACCTATCTACAGTCAATATCGATTGGGTCAAAACCCACTTTGATCTCGATTTACCGATCACTAGAGCGCACGATGTATTTCCTACCTATCCCGGCCCGATTGTTCTTAAAAGCCATAATACCCAACGAACCGCGATTGGATTGGCTAGGTTTGGTCTGATTCCATCCTGGGCGCAGGATGAAGACTTTGGTAGAAAAACCTATAACGCTAGAGCGGAAACTGTTAATCAAAAACCATCCTATAAACATGCTTGGTCTCAACGTCACTACGCACTCGCTTTGGCAGATGCTTTTTATGAGCCCTCTTACGAGTCTGGAAAAGCAGTTCGAACCAAAATTACACTGGCTAATCGGGAGCCTATGGCGATTGCATCAATCTGGGATACCTGGACTGAACCAGAGACTGGTGAGCTGATCGTCTCTTTTTCGATGCTTACCATTAATGCCGATCAGCATCCCGTGATGAAACGCTGTCATAAGCCCGAAGATGAAAAGCGTACTGTGGTTCCCCTCAAGCTAGAGCTTTTTGAATCATGGCTCAACGCAACACCACAAACTGCCCACCAACTATTAAATCTAGATTCCATTCCAGAGCTGATCTTTTCGGAATAA
- a CDS encoding thymidylate synthase: MRQYHDLMKEVLAKGVKKSDRTGTGTISIFGHQMRFNLADGFPMVTTKKLHLKSIIYELLWFLKGSTNNNWLKERGVSIWNEWAAPDGDLGPIYGYQWRSWPAPNDQHIDQISEVVETIKKNPDSRRIIVSAWNVADIPRMALAPCHAFFQFYVADGKLSCQLYQRSADIFLGVPFNIASYALLTHMMAQQCNLEVGDFVWTGGDCHLYSNHLEQVNLQLSREFFPLPKLNILRKPDSIFDYELEDFEIVGYESHPHIKAPVAV, translated from the coding sequence ATGCGTCAATATCACGACCTCATGAAAGAAGTCCTCGCCAAGGGCGTCAAAAAATCTGACAGGACAGGTACCGGCACGATTTCCATATTTGGTCATCAAATGCGCTTTAATTTGGCCGATGGCTTCCCGATGGTGACCACCAAGAAGTTGCACCTGAAATCCATCATCTATGAATTACTGTGGTTTCTCAAAGGTAGCACCAATAACAACTGGCTCAAAGAACGTGGCGTCTCCATTTGGAACGAATGGGCAGCACCCGATGGTGATTTGGGTCCAATTTATGGCTACCAATGGCGCTCCTGGCCAGCACCCAACGATCAACACATCGATCAAATTTCCGAAGTGGTAGAGACCATCAAAAAGAATCCAGATTCACGTCGCATCATTGTTTCCGCCTGGAACGTAGCAGACATCCCTAGAATGGCTTTAGCACCATGTCATGCCTTCTTTCAGTTTTATGTGGCCGATGGCAAGCTTTCTTGCCAACTCTATCAGCGCAGTGCCGATATCTTCCTAGGCGTCCCATTTAATATTGCTAGCTATGCCTTGCTAACGCACATGATGGCTCAGCAGTGCAATCTAGAAGTAGGTGACTTTGTCTGGACTGGTGGTGATTGCCATTTATATAGCAATCACTTAGAACAAGTGAATCTCCAACTTTCAAGAGAATTCTTTCCACTCCCAAAACTCAATATTTTGCGCAAACCTGACTCTATCTTTGATTATGAACTCGAAGATTTTGAGATTGTGGGTTATGAATCTCACCCGCACATTAAAGCTCCAGTAGCTGTTTAA
- a CDS encoding peptidylprolyl isomerase encodes MKLFISSIKTIVSQLIVASIFSFAICVSADAQQSGLPINAAASVNGTIITNDMVEQGIKMAIAQGQKDSPELRKAVLQKYIEVLLLSQQAEKDGLVNSEKANTQLMMIRQNYLADLELSNFLAKNPITDADIQAEYNREIASLGPQGMINEYKISDIAVASEADAQAALNRIKKGEAFDKVAKSVSLAPNRAQGGASGWVQPGQLPPPISAVLVNLSKGQASTAPIQVQQGWYLIKLEDKRASKPPTLDQAKPAIRAGLTQKKQYEFISEMAKNATIVLQ; translated from the coding sequence ATGAAACTATTCATTTCTAGTATTAAAACTATCGTAAGCCAGTTGATTGTCGCGAGCATTTTTAGTTTTGCAATCTGCGTTAGCGCAGATGCGCAACAAAGTGGTTTGCCAATTAATGCGGCCGCGTCAGTAAACGGAACCATCATAACTAATGATATGGTTGAGCAGGGAATCAAGATGGCGATCGCCCAAGGTCAAAAAGACTCTCCTGAATTGCGTAAAGCAGTGTTACAAAAATATATTGAAGTTTTACTGTTATCTCAACAGGCAGAAAAAGATGGTTTAGTGAATTCTGAAAAAGCAAATACCCAGTTGATGATGATTCGTCAAAATTACTTAGCCGACTTGGAGTTATCCAATTTCTTGGCAAAGAATCCGATCACCGATGCAGATATCCAAGCTGAATACAATCGAGAAATTGCTTCCTTGGGTCCGCAGGGAATGATTAATGAGTACAAGATTAGCGATATTGCTGTGGCCTCTGAGGCTGACGCTCAGGCGGCTCTCAATCGGATCAAGAAGGGCGAGGCTTTTGATAAGGTTGCCAAAAGTGTTTCCTTGGCGCCTAATCGAGCGCAGGGTGGCGCATCTGGATGGGTTCAGCCAGGACAGTTGCCTCCGCCAATTTCCGCTGTTTTGGTAAATCTTTCTAAGGGGCAAGCATCTACGGCTCCGATTCAAGTGCAGCAGGGGTGGTACTTGATTAAATTAGAAGATAAAAGAGCTTCTAAACCACCCACTTTAGATCAGGCTAAGCCAGCTATTCGTGCGGGATTAACTCAAAAGAAGCAATATGAGTTCATTTCTGAAATGGCCAAGAATGCAACGATTGTGCTTCAGTAA
- a CDS encoding ferric reductase-like transmembrane domain-containing protein — protein sequence MHHASNDAITSHHGFIILDFDASHVWTLLLFYASIHFLIWFYLDQGLDIQVMLHDVIKRPFITMGFITLLLLLPLALTSNRYSIRLLGKRWTVLHRLVYVITFTAVIHYWWHKAGKNDLQTVLIYAGVIAVLLVSRISWVKSCIGRRQS from the coding sequence GTGCATCACGCTAGCAATGACGCCATTACGAGTCATCACGGGTTCATCATCTTGGATTTTGATGCGTCGCATGTTTGGACTCTTTTGCTTTTTTATGCCAGCATCCATTTTCTGATTTGGTTTTATTTAGATCAGGGTTTGGATATACAGGTAATGTTGCATGATGTGATCAAGCGCCCCTTTATCACGATGGGTTTTATCACTTTGCTTTTATTGTTACCACTGGCGCTGACATCTAATCGTTATTCGATTCGTTTGCTTGGAAAACGTTGGACTGTTTTGCATCGATTGGTTTATGTCATTACCTTTACGGCAGTCATTCATTACTGGTGGCACAAGGCAGGTAAGAATGATTTACAGACAGTGTTGATTTATGCAGGCGTGATTGCTGTGTTGCTCGTATCCCGCATTTCTTGGGTCAAAAGCTGTATTGGGCGCCGTCAGTCCTAG
- a CDS encoding dihydrofolate reductase, producing MTQPAISMIVARSRNHVIGRDNQMPWKISADLQFFKRVTMGHPVIMGRKTWESIGRPLPGRRNIVVSRNTNYQATGGELVGSLDEALKNLGDFPRVFVIGGEQLFKQAFDKADRLYITEIDLNIEDGDTFFEVPNALAWKELERTPGSEGDITFNFVTLERI from the coding sequence ATGACACAACCCGCCATCTCCATGATTGTTGCGCGCTCACGTAACCATGTTATTGGGCGCGACAACCAAATGCCCTGGAAGATTTCTGCTGATTTGCAATTCTTTAAGCGCGTCACTATGGGTCACCCAGTCATCATGGGTCGCAAAACCTGGGAATCGATTGGCAGACCGCTACCAGGACGCCGAAATATTGTGGTTAGCCGGAATACCAACTATCAAGCGACTGGTGGCGAGCTAGTTGGCTCTCTTGATGAGGCATTGAAGAATTTGGGTGACTTCCCGCGCGTTTTTGTCATTGGTGGCGAGCAACTGTTCAAGCAAGCTTTTGATAAGGCAGATCGGCTCTACATCACTGAAATTGATCTAAATATTGAGGATGGTGACACGTTTTTTGAAGTACCGAACGCGCTTGCCTGGAAAGAGCTTGAGCGCACCCCAGGGTCCGAGGGGGATATCACATTTAATTTTGTGACTTTGGAGCGAATATAG
- the fdxA gene encoding ferredoxin FdxA yields the protein MTYVVTESCIRCKYTDCVDVCPVDCFREGPNFLVIDPDECIDCAVCVPECPVNAIYAEDDVPGDQQAFIKLNAELSPNWTSITKSKAALPDAEEWKDVKNKLDQLVK from the coding sequence ATGACTTACGTTGTTACCGAATCCTGTATCCGCTGCAAATACACTGACTGTGTTGATGTTTGTCCAGTAGATTGCTTCCGCGAAGGCCCTAATTTCCTAGTCATTGATCCAGACGAGTGCATCGACTGCGCAGTTTGTGTTCCTGAGTGTCCGGTCAATGCAATTTACGCCGAAGATGACGTGCCTGGCGATCAACAGGCATTTATCAAGCTCAACGCTGAACTATCGCCTAACTGGACATCGATCACTAAATCCAAGGCCGCCCTTCCAGATGCTGAAGAGTGGAAAGATGTTAAAAACAAACTCGATCAGTTAGTGAAGTAA
- a CDS encoding 4a-hydroxytetrahydrobiopterin dehydratase yields MSPTLLPANFDYQGAIPLWQLHASGKKITRELTFQNFEKAFAFMMLVAQRAEEMDHHPDWSNSWNWVKIELSTHSAGGLTGLDIDLALAIDQIASQVQSAKA; encoded by the coding sequence ATGAGTCCCACACTGTTACCAGCTAATTTTGATTATCAAGGAGCTATACCCTTATGGCAGCTCCATGCCAGCGGTAAGAAGATTACACGCGAACTGACCTTTCAGAATTTTGAAAAAGCTTTTGCATTCATGATGCTAGTTGCACAGCGCGCCGAGGAAATGGACCATCACCCGGATTGGTCTAATTCATGGAATTGGGTGAAGATTGAGCTTTCAACCCACTCTGCAGGTGGGCTTACAGGGCTCGATATAGATTTAGCGCTGGCAATTGATCAGATCGCCAGTCAAGTGCAATCAGCCAAAGCTTAA